Proteins co-encoded in one Bremerella sp. TYQ1 genomic window:
- a CDS encoding DUF1552 domain-containing protein, with product MSRQLSRRTFLRASGIAMGLPLLGSMGATRLLAKEGAGDATDVRRMLAVCAPLGIHTPNLFPKEAGKGYELTPYLKPMANLRDKFSVISGIMHPNVDGGHAAEKSFLTGAAHPGQPSFQNTISVDQLAAEQLGYKTRFGSLTLAVDNNSISYTRSGVRIPAENRPSKLFAKLFLEGTQQEKEEQMRRIEDGQSIMDLVQDQTKKVTRKVGREDNQTLDQYFTSVRELEQRLVQAEAWAKRPKPEVDRKQPEDIQDRANMTERLRLMYEMIFLAIQTDSTRFISLVGPGGNEVVSLDGVDDGWHNLSHHGRDPDKIEMLTIIELEEMRLFAELMQKLDNVKEGGHSLLDQTAILFGSSLGNASSHNNTNLPIIAAGGHFRHGQHIAYEEGNAPPLCNLLVNYLQHVGVETDQFASGTSTLTELSAV from the coding sequence ATGTCTCGCCAACTTAGCCGCCGAACGTTTCTTCGTGCCTCTGGCATTGCGATGGGCTTGCCCCTCTTGGGAAGCATGGGAGCAACTCGGCTGCTTGCCAAAGAGGGGGCCGGCGATGCGACTGACGTTCGCCGTATGCTGGCCGTTTGTGCTCCGCTGGGGATTCATACTCCGAATCTTTTTCCGAAGGAAGCTGGTAAGGGCTACGAGCTGACGCCATACCTAAAACCGATGGCGAATCTACGCGACAAGTTTTCGGTCATTTCAGGCATCATGCACCCGAACGTCGACGGGGGCCACGCCGCGGAAAAGAGCTTTTTAACTGGGGCCGCGCATCCTGGCCAACCGAGCTTCCAAAATACGATTTCGGTCGATCAGCTTGCCGCCGAGCAACTAGGCTACAAGACCCGCTTCGGCTCACTGACGCTTGCTGTCGACAACAACAGTATCTCGTACACGCGAAGTGGCGTACGAATTCCTGCCGAGAATCGTCCTTCAAAATTGTTTGCCAAACTGTTTTTGGAAGGGACGCAACAGGAAAAAGAAGAACAGATGCGACGGATCGAAGATGGTCAAAGCATCATGGATCTTGTTCAGGATCAAACCAAAAAGGTGACCCGAAAAGTTGGCCGGGAAGATAACCAAACGCTCGATCAGTACTTCACCAGCGTGCGAGAGCTGGAACAGCGACTGGTGCAAGCGGAAGCGTGGGCCAAGCGTCCCAAGCCGGAAGTTGATCGCAAACAGCCAGAAGATATCCAAGATCGTGCGAACATGACCGAGCGGTTGCGTTTGATGTACGAGATGATCTTCCTGGCAATTCAAACCGACTCGACTCGGTTCATTTCGCTCGTCGGCCCTGGCGGCAACGAAGTGGTGTCGCTCGATGGTGTCGACGACGGTTGGCACAACCTAAGCCATCACGGCCGCGACCCCGATAAGATCGAGATGCTAACGATCATTGAGCTGGAAGAGATGCGTTTGTTCGCCGAACTGATGCAGAAGCTGGACAATGTGAAAGAAGGAGGTCATTCGCTGCTGGATCAAACGGCGATCTTGTTTGGTTCGAGTCTGGGGAACGCTTCCAGTCACAACAATACAAACCTGCCGATCATCGCGGCAGGCGGTCACTTCCGGCATGGGCAGCATATCGCTTATGAAGAAGGGAATGCTCCACCGCTGTGCAATTTGCTGGTGAACTATTTGCAACATGTGGGCGTCGAAACCGATCAGTTCGCGTCCGGTACCAGCACGCTGACCGAGCTTTCCGCCGTCTAA
- a CDS encoding L-serine ammonia-lyase: MFDLFKIGIGPSSSHSVGPMRAAEMFLQSLADSDQIRDVQRVQVDLYGSLALTGIGHATDIAVLMGLQGEVPDQIEPETVAEKLKVIREQHQLLFAGQRNIPFTEKEDLLFHRKTFQAGHPNTLKFSAFASPDDSQPLLEETYFSIGGGFVVREGASGQGIAHPMSAVPFPFDSAAELLRLAEEQGCGISQIALENEKAFRSEADIRDGLTKIWDTMQQCVERGSQNEGILPGGLNVRRRAPSLYRTLCSRPEANMRDPLNILDWVDLYAIAVNEENAAGGRVVTAPTNGAAGIIPAVLCYFDRFCPESTPEKIQQFLLTAAAIGSLYKKNASISGAEVGCQGEVGVACSMAAGALTEVRGGTPRQVEEAAEIGMEHNLGLTCDPIKGLVQVPCIERNAMGAVKAINACRLALRGDGSHFVSLDRVIRVMKRTGADMSSRYKETSRGGLAVNISEC, from the coding sequence GTGTTCGATTTGTTCAAAATCGGCATCGGGCCTTCCAGTTCGCACAGCGTCGGACCGATGCGCGCGGCCGAGATGTTCCTGCAATCGCTGGCCGATTCAGACCAGATCCGTGATGTTCAGCGTGTGCAAGTCGACTTGTACGGTTCGTTAGCACTGACCGGTATTGGGCACGCCACCGATATCGCCGTTCTGATGGGGCTTCAAGGAGAAGTGCCGGATCAGATTGAACCGGAAACGGTCGCGGAAAAGCTGAAAGTCATTCGCGAGCAGCATCAACTTCTCTTTGCTGGCCAACGGAACATTCCGTTTACCGAGAAAGAAGACCTACTTTTTCATCGCAAGACCTTCCAGGCAGGGCACCCCAACACGCTGAAGTTTTCGGCGTTTGCTTCGCCGGACGATTCGCAGCCCCTTTTGGAGGAAACGTACTTCTCGATCGGAGGCGGTTTTGTTGTTCGTGAAGGCGCCTCAGGACAGGGGATTGCGCATCCGATGTCGGCGGTTCCGTTTCCATTTGATTCGGCTGCTGAGCTTTTACGACTTGCGGAAGAGCAAGGGTGCGGCATCAGTCAGATTGCATTGGAAAACGAAAAAGCGTTCCGTTCGGAAGCTGACATCCGGGATGGCTTGACGAAAATCTGGGACACGATGCAGCAGTGCGTCGAGCGGGGTAGCCAAAACGAAGGAATCTTGCCGGGCGGTTTGAACGTCCGTCGCCGAGCCCCAAGCCTTTACCGCACGCTGTGCAGTCGACCGGAAGCGAACATGCGCGATCCGCTGAACATCCTCGACTGGGTCGATCTTTACGCGATTGCCGTAAACGAGGAGAACGCTGCCGGGGGACGTGTCGTTACCGCACCTACGAACGGAGCCGCAGGGATTATTCCGGCGGTTCTCTGCTATTTCGATCGTTTCTGCCCCGAGTCGACGCCGGAGAAGATTCAACAGTTTCTGTTAACCGCCGCCGCGATCGGGTCGCTTTACAAAAAGAACGCTTCGATCTCAGGTGCGGAAGTGGGTTGCCAGGGAGAAGTGGGCGTTGCGTGTAGCATGGCCGCTGGCGCGTTGACCGAAGTCCGTGGAGGCACTCCCCGTCAGGTCGAAGAAGCGGCCGAGATCGGAATGGAACACAACTTGGGCCTGACGTGTGATCCAATCAAAGGTTTGGTGCAAGTTCCCTGTATTGAACGCAACGCGATGGGGGCGGTCAAAGCCATCAATGCTTGCCGGCTTGCTTTGCGCGGAGATGGCAGCCACTTTGTTTCTCTCGACCGCGTTATCCGGGTAATGAAACGAACGGGAGCCGATATGTCTTCCCGCTATAAAGAAACTTCCCGCGGCGGTTTGGCGGTAAATATCAGCGAGTGTTAA
- a CDS encoding DUF1501 domain-containing protein, with protein sequence MQSNNEANENRMMMTRRHFFGRSASGVGVAALASLLGKDAHAETSAELTQPTGALKAYHTPPKAKRVIYLFQSGAPSQQELFDPKPLLRENEGKELSDFVEMTQRVTGMTAGQKSFPLAGSRYKFTQEGKSGIEIGSELIPHIASLADDMCLIRSMQTEAINHDPAMTFFQSGHQLPGRPSFGSWLHYGLGTINQNLPTFITMVSRGTGRPNCQPLYDRLWGSGFLPSTYAGVKLMSVGDPVLYLSNPEGLNPTARRRMLDDLAKLNQKKLDEFGDPEIHTRIQQYELAYRMQTSVPDLTDFSDEPQHVLDAYGPDVTKRGTYAYNCLLARRLAERDVRFVQLFHMGWDQHFTLPKQLPGQCRDTDQPTKALVNDLKQRGMLEDTLVVWGGEFGRTSYCQGTLNAQTYGRDHHPRCFSLWMTGAGIKRGFTYGKTDDVCYNVVENPMHVHDLHATMLHLLGIDHEKLTYRFQGRYFRLTDVHGHVVKDILS encoded by the coding sequence ATGCAATCGAATAACGAAGCTAACGAAAACCGCATGATGATGACGCGGCGGCACTTCTTCGGCCGCTCGGCCAGCGGCGTAGGAGTCGCAGCACTGGCCTCGCTGTTGGGGAAAGACGCCCACGCGGAAACGTCGGCAGAGCTAACGCAGCCGACAGGTGCATTGAAAGCCTATCACACACCGCCGAAAGCAAAGCGTGTGATTTACTTGTTCCAAAGTGGAGCGCCATCGCAGCAGGAATTGTTCGATCCGAAACCGCTGCTGCGCGAGAACGAAGGTAAAGAACTATCCGACTTTGTCGAAATGACGCAGCGTGTCACGGGAATGACGGCGGGGCAGAAGTCATTCCCGTTGGCAGGCTCGCGTTACAAATTCACCCAGGAAGGCAAATCAGGCATCGAGATCGGTAGCGAACTGATCCCCCACATTGCTTCCTTAGCGGACGACATGTGTTTGATTCGTTCGATGCAAACCGAAGCGATCAACCATGACCCAGCGATGACGTTCTTTCAGTCGGGACATCAGTTGCCTGGCCGACCGAGCTTTGGTTCGTGGCTGCACTATGGCTTGGGGACGATCAATCAAAACCTGCCGACATTCATCACCATGGTGTCCCGCGGTACCGGACGCCCCAACTGTCAGCCCCTTTACGATCGCTTGTGGGGCAGCGGTTTTCTGCCGTCGACTTATGCCGGCGTGAAGCTGATGAGCGTCGGAGATCCGGTGCTGTACTTGAGCAATCCGGAAGGGCTCAATCCGACGGCCCGGCGACGTATGCTGGACGATCTCGCGAAGCTGAATCAAAAGAAGCTCGACGAATTCGGCGATCCTGAAATTCACACGCGTATTCAGCAGTACGAATTGGCGTATCGTATGCAGACGTCGGTGCCTGACTTGACCGACTTCTCGGACGAGCCGCAGCATGTGCTCGATGCGTATGGCCCTGACGTGACGAAGCGGGGAACGTACGCGTACAACTGCTTGCTCGCACGACGCCTGGCCGAACGAGATGTCCGCTTCGTGCAGCTGTTTCACATGGGTTGGGATCAGCACTTCACGTTGCCGAAGCAGTTGCCTGGTCAGTGCCGCGATACCGACCAGCCTACCAAGGCGTTGGTGAACGACTTGAAGCAGCGAGGCATGCTGGAAGATACGCTGGTCGTCTGGGGTGGCGAGTTCGGCCGGACTTCGTACTGCCAAGGAACGCTCAACGCACAGACATACGGCCGAGATCATCATCCACGTTGTTTCTCACTTTGGATGACAGGGGCCGGGATCAAACGTGGTTTCACGTACGGCAAGACCGACGACGTTTGCTACAACGTGGTCGAAAACCCGATGCACGTGCATGACTTGCACGCGACGATGCTCCACCTGCTGGGAATCGACCACGAGAAATTGACGTACCGCTTTCAGGGACGGTACTTCCGACTGACCGACGTGCATGGCCATGTGGTGAAGGACATTTTGTCCTAA
- a CDS encoding AAA family ATPase, whose product MANLWSQIDNDFNTLFLAISRELDGSSVKIDFKGEFNEFLNIPWGEITATYQRQGQYPESLVRMALASDCLHYLGLAILADHRIEEREFDLSFTTALPLGSTLCTLPRFRRYANLDRHQWESFLSAFMNDREWFGGNCPETQNVSLLMCMIVHHLSGSTDLLPTYERMIRTIVGSVFQWGASTDVERDLVDKIDRIFAACRFGNSYTSRTDRRGRPSSPLDMLKPQEPPKPEAKTLEDYGKPEEVLKEAQAELDSLIGLDGVKTEVKRLMAYLKIQQQRREHGLKQSSQTLHFVFKGNPGTGKTTVARIIGKILYGFQILKTPKIVEGDRADLVSGYVGQTALKTDKLIDSALDGVLFIDEAYALSNPTGQHDFGQEAINTLLKRMEDNRDQLVVIVAGYPRLMQEFIETNPGLESRFTRYIDFDDYAVADLCRIFDKFCTDAEYELTTEARAITSILFTAAYHGRDERFGNARFARNVFERAVGLHSERLAALPEGSITRQALIEFNVADIPLDAYQPLKGKTIDLEKVEWLATCPGCEWQSDGGMKFLGQRVTCRKCQETFHFPWWSVRIDTVEGIDPSLLKPR is encoded by the coding sequence GTGGCGAACTTGTGGTCCCAAATCGATAACGACTTCAACACATTGTTCCTCGCGATCAGCCGCGAACTGGATGGTTCGTCGGTAAAGATCGATTTTAAAGGCGAATTCAACGAGTTCCTGAATATCCCCTGGGGGGAGATCACCGCCACCTACCAACGCCAAGGGCAATACCCGGAGTCGCTCGTCCGTATGGCGTTGGCCAGCGACTGCCTGCATTACCTGGGGTTGGCCATTCTCGCCGATCATCGCATCGAAGAGCGTGAGTTCGATCTTTCGTTTACGACCGCGTTACCGCTTGGCAGTACACTTTGCACGCTTCCTCGTTTTCGACGCTATGCGAATCTCGATCGACATCAATGGGAATCGTTTCTCAGCGCGTTCATGAACGATCGCGAGTGGTTCGGCGGGAACTGTCCGGAAACCCAAAACGTCAGCCTGCTGATGTGCATGATCGTACATCACTTGAGTGGCAGTACCGATTTGCTTCCAACATACGAACGGATGATTCGCACTATCGTCGGATCGGTCTTTCAATGGGGAGCCTCGACCGATGTTGAACGAGACTTAGTTGATAAGATCGATCGCATCTTCGCCGCCTGCCGATTTGGCAACTCTTATACAAGCCGGACAGATCGTCGCGGTCGGCCAAGCTCGCCACTGGACATGCTAAAACCGCAGGAACCACCCAAGCCGGAGGCGAAAACGTTAGAAGACTACGGCAAACCAGAAGAAGTGCTGAAAGAAGCCCAGGCCGAACTAGATAGTCTGATCGGTTTGGATGGTGTGAAAACCGAGGTGAAACGGTTAATGGCATACCTGAAGATTCAGCAGCAGCGACGCGAACATGGTCTCAAGCAGTCGTCGCAAACGCTGCACTTCGTCTTCAAAGGAAATCCTGGAACCGGCAAAACGACCGTCGCGCGGATCATCGGCAAGATTTTGTATGGCTTTCAGATTTTGAAAACTCCCAAAATCGTCGAAGGCGATCGGGCCGATCTTGTCAGCGGCTATGTCGGCCAAACCGCATTGAAGACCGACAAGTTGATCGATTCCGCTTTGGATGGCGTGCTGTTTATTGACGAAGCCTACGCATTGTCGAATCCTACGGGGCAGCACGACTTTGGCCAGGAAGCGATCAATACGCTGCTTAAACGGATGGAAGACAATCGCGATCAACTGGTGGTCATCGTTGCCGGCTATCCACGGCTGATGCAAGAGTTCATTGAAACCAATCCTGGACTGGAAAGCCGCTTCACGCGCTATATCGATTTCGACGACTATGCCGTGGCCGACCTATGCCGCATCTTTGATAAGTTCTGTACCGATGCCGAATACGAACTGACGACCGAAGCGCGAGCGATCACAAGTATCTTGTTCACCGCAGCATATCACGGACGTGACGAACGATTCGGCAATGCTCGGTTTGCCCGTAATGTTTTTGAACGCGCAGTTGGCCTTCACTCGGAACGTTTAGCCGCGTTACCGGAAGGATCGATTACCCGGCAAGCGTTGATTGAATTCAACGTCGCCGACATCCCCCTCGACGCGTATCAACCGCTCAAAGGAAAGACGATCGACTTGGAGAAAGTTGAGTGGCTGGCCACCTGCCCAGGTTGCGAATGGCAAAGCGATGGCGGCATGAAGTTCCTCGGACAGCGTGTGACCTGTCGGAAATGCCAAGAGACATTTCATTTCCCTTGGTGGTCGGTCCGCATCGACACGGTCGAAGGGATCGACCCCAGTTTGCTCAAGCCGCGTTAG
- a CDS encoding DUF1592 domain-containing protein: MKISLLFTACLVGLWALGLPGSHVFAAENADVRAFFAKHCIECHGADTQEASIRLDNLQFPTPAADNAHVWSRVANAIERGEMPPEYQDQPTADEKRTLIKQVVQTVSRSLEQPISLRRMNRQEYENTVHDLLGIDVPLVDLLPEDGSVQGFDKGADGLSFSSVLMEEYLKAANVAYDATIRRIKPLPPETRRADLMEIKENIDSVKKKKGGVIEVDGSLVKFTPGWPPARIDAAHPIEDGVYRCRVAIWPHNPNDRTISVALYVGSLFGPDTQDFVGIFDAHGTPQKPRIVEFTRRMKEGDTVHIVPRVWPEHVTWRDKHEARPGVGIAWVETYGPIDQEFPSIATTKLFGDDDSIEMKEQWPVWMRHRKNVKSHIVESSEPEADLQRILKEFIPRAFRRPVSDEEMQPFIQLAVSRLNNGRTFEQAVRTGVTAVLCSPQFLLINREPAVDDYGIASRMSYFLWSTMPDQELLDLAAAGKLSDPSVRHAQVERMIADPKIENLVNDFTGQWLDLREIEFTTPDKKLYPEYDPLLLEGMLGETRHFFEHVLKEDLSVMNFVDSDWTFVNQRMAGHYGLDEVEGHEKFQKTSLPPDSIRGGVLTQASVLKVTANGTTTSPVIRGVWVLDKMLGRPAPPPPPGVPAVEPDIRGATTIREQLDKHRSIAACASCHKRIDPPGFALEEFDAIGGHRDFYRSIGEGEKIPGQKSYRKGPDVESSFEMADGREFSNFQQFRDCLLDDEPLVARAMAEKLLVYATGRKIGLAQRDSVDQVVATSKKNDHGLKSMIHAVVESDLFLAP; this comes from the coding sequence ATGAAAATCTCCCTCCTTTTCACTGCCTGCCTGGTAGGGCTTTGGGCCCTCGGTCTCCCTGGTTCGCATGTCTTCGCGGCGGAAAATGCCGACGTGCGCGCGTTCTTCGCGAAGCACTGTATCGAATGCCATGGAGCCGATACCCAGGAAGCAAGCATTCGGCTCGACAATCTACAGTTCCCGACGCCTGCCGCTGACAACGCCCATGTCTGGTCGCGCGTGGCGAACGCCATCGAACGTGGCGAGATGCCGCCAGAGTATCAGGATCAGCCGACCGCCGACGAAAAGCGAACGCTGATCAAGCAGGTCGTGCAAACCGTTTCGCGGTCGTTGGAGCAGCCGATCTCTTTACGACGGATGAATCGCCAGGAATATGAGAACACAGTCCACGATCTTTTGGGGATTGATGTCCCCTTGGTCGATCTACTGCCGGAAGATGGCAGCGTGCAGGGCTTTGATAAAGGGGCCGACGGGCTGAGTTTTTCTTCGGTGTTGATGGAAGAGTATTTGAAAGCGGCAAACGTTGCCTACGATGCAACGATCCGGCGGATCAAACCACTTCCTCCAGAAACACGTCGAGCCGATTTGATGGAGATCAAAGAAAACATCGACTCGGTGAAGAAGAAAAAGGGGGGCGTGATCGAAGTGGACGGCTCGCTGGTCAAGTTCACCCCAGGGTGGCCGCCGGCTCGAATCGATGCGGCGCATCCGATCGAAGATGGCGTCTATCGCTGCCGCGTCGCAATCTGGCCCCACAATCCGAACGATCGCACCATCTCGGTCGCGCTTTACGTTGGTTCATTGTTTGGTCCCGATACGCAAGACTTCGTCGGAATTTTCGACGCCCATGGAACGCCACAAAAGCCGCGCATCGTCGAGTTCACCCGGCGGATGAAAGAAGGGGACACGGTTCATATCGTTCCACGAGTTTGGCCGGAGCATGTGACGTGGCGAGACAAGCACGAAGCACGCCCTGGCGTGGGGATTGCCTGGGTCGAAACGTACGGCCCGATCGATCAAGAGTTTCCTTCGATCGCGACCACCAAGCTGTTCGGCGATGACGATTCGATCGAAATGAAGGAGCAATGGCCGGTCTGGATGCGGCATCGTAAGAACGTGAAGAGTCACATCGTCGAGTCGTCGGAGCCAGAGGCCGATCTGCAGCGAATTTTAAAAGAGTTCATTCCCCGGGCCTTTCGGCGACCAGTCTCCGACGAAGAGATGCAGCCATTTATTCAGTTGGCTGTCAGCCGGTTAAACAACGGTCGTACGTTTGAACAAGCGGTCCGAACAGGCGTCACGGCTGTTCTGTGCTCGCCGCAGTTCCTGCTGATCAATCGCGAACCGGCCGTAGACGATTACGGCATCGCGTCGCGGATGTCTTACTTCTTGTGGTCGACGATGCCCGATCAGGAACTGTTGGATTTGGCCGCGGCCGGCAAGCTGAGCGACCCCAGCGTCCGCCATGCCCAAGTAGAACGGATGATCGCTGATCCGAAGATCGAGAACCTGGTGAACGATTTCACGGGGCAGTGGCTCGATTTGCGAGAGATTGAATTCACGACGCCAGATAAGAAGCTGTATCCCGAATACGATCCGCTGCTGCTGGAAGGGATGCTGGGCGAGACGCGACACTTCTTCGAGCATGTCCTCAAGGAAGATCTGAGCGTGATGAACTTTGTCGATTCTGATTGGACGTTCGTCAATCAACGAATGGCTGGCCACTATGGCTTGGACGAAGTAGAAGGGCACGAAAAGTTCCAGAAGACAAGTCTTCCTCCGGATAGCATCCGCGGCGGTGTGCTGACGCAAGCCAGTGTGTTGAAAGTGACCGCCAACGGCACGACCACTTCGCCGGTCATTCGTGGCGTTTGGGTGTTGGACAAGATGCTCGGCCGGCCTGCTCCTCCGCCACCTCCTGGGGTTCCCGCTGTCGAGCCAGACATTCGTGGCGCGACGACCATACGGGAACAGCTCGACAAGCACCGCAGCATTGCCGCATGTGCGAGTTGCCACAAACGGATCGATCCTCCTGGTTTCGCGCTGGAAGAGTTTGACGCGATCGGCGGTCATCGCGACTTTTATCGTTCGATTGGCGAAGGAGAGAAAATCCCTGGCCAGAAGTCGTATCGCAAAGGACCTGACGTTGAGTCATCGTTTGAGATGGCCGACGGCCGAGAGTTTTCCAATTTTCAGCAGTTCCGCGATTGCTTGCTGGACGATGAACCGCTGGTGGCTCGTGCGATGGCCGAAAAGCTGCTGGTTTATGCGACCGGCCGAAAGATTGGCTTAGCCCAGCGCGACTCAGTCGATCAGGTAGTCGCCACGTCGAAGAAGAACGATCATGGTTTGAAGTCGATGATTCATGCCGTGGTCGAAAGTGATTTGTTCCTTGCCCCGTAA